The Streptomyces sp. NBC_00576 genome contains the following window.
CTCGCTGAAGATCGGGGCCCGGGAGAACATCGAGGCGCGGACCCTCCCGCACCTGGCAGCGGTCGTAACGCCGGTCATCGGGACCTCCCCCCGTCCAGCACGGAGTGAATGTCGCGGGTGTCGAAGCTGATCCGGAAGTCAGCGGCCAGCACCGCGACGGCGCGACGCCGCAACCGCACGGCTCGTTCGCGTGCCGTCCAATGGGGACGCACGCTCGCTGTACGAGGCACTGCGGCCACTTCGGAGGGCCGGACGTCAAGGTGCTCGGGCAGGTACGGCCGCGACAGGGCCGACGATGCTCCGTCGAGTGGCGCGCGGTCGGTGCTGTACGGGGAACGCGGGGTGACCAGATGCGCCACGAGGCGGCGTTGATCCTTCACGTCCTCGCTGGTCACGCTGGTTCGGCGTGGTTCAAGCGCCGCCTTACGCCGCCTACCGGTGGCAGGCAGGACCAAACACAGAATCAGCAGCGCTACTGGGCACAAGGCCCGGTGCAGTGCGACCGCGCTACGGTTGCGCACGTCGTCAACCTCCAGAGGGTTGGTGGCCATGCCCCGGGGTGTTCGCGCACCGCCGGGGTCTCTGTTTCGTCGAGCCTTCACAGTAGTGCGTGACGTACCTAGATGCATCACGATGTAGCTAGAGCTAATAATGTGGACAGATGTACGACTGCCTAATGTCGAGTCATGAGTCTTGATCCGGAATCCGGGCGCCCTCTCTACGCACAACTCGCAGACGTACTCGAGGCGAGGATCACGAGCGGGGAGTACGCACCCGACCGCATGATCCCTACGCCTGCCTCGCTGGCCGATGAATACGGCATCGCCCAGATGACCGCCCGCCGCACGATGCGCGAACTCCGGGAACGCGGGCTGATCTACACAGTCCCCGGCAAGGGGTCGTACGTGCTGCCTGCCGACTCGAAGAGCGGCGAGACGGAGGAGAACGGCCAGAAAGGGGATTAGGTGGCAGCGGCGGGACTCACACCGCCATGCTGCCCGGCACGCATCCCCGATGCAGCCCGACTACTTCGCCCGCAACGTCCGCACCATCCAGGTCCTCATCGACCGCGAGTCCATCATCACCGGAGCCGCCGCAGGCGGCGAACAGCCCTGGACGTACTACGACCTGGGCAGCGGCTACTGCAGCTACGACTTCTTCGCCAAGTGCCCCCCACCGGCTGGCCCGCGCACGCTGCCCGTTCTACGTCCCCAAGGACTCCACCCGCGGCCAGCTCCTGGCCGTCAAGGACGGCATCGACCAGATGCTCGAACAGCTCGACCTGACCGACGCCGAACGCGAAGCCCTCGAAGGGGACAGCAAAGCGGTCACCACCCTTGCCGAACGCCTCGCCGACACCCCCACACCCGCCGGCCCAACCCCCAGAGAGCTCGGAACAACCAGCGGGTTCATTCCTCTGGCCCAGCTCACGAACACCCTCTCCGCGAAGACGCCGGGTCAGCGCGACATGCAAGATACCGATCGGAAATCTCCTGACTATCAGGAGTGAAGGTCCACTGCTGCAGAGTCCGCCGCAGCTCGGATTCGGTCAGCCACCCGTGCCAGGCCACCTCTCCCGAGTCGGGGGCGACGATCTCCGGAAGCACGGCATCGCACACCCCAAGCCAGTGAGGGCTGAGCCCACCCCGGTTGAGGAACTTGAACCGAAGGCACACTGTCGCCCGCACCCCCAGCTCCTCACTGAGCTCGCGGGCAGCCGCCTGCTCATAAGACTCGCCGACTCCCGCAGCGCCCCCGACACCAAGTTCGTAGTGCCCTGGGAAACGGGACAGCTGCTCGGCACGCCGATGGACGAGAAAGCGACCTTGCCTATCGCGGCACACCACCACGCCAACCCGGTGCAGCCAGCCCTCCCGGACGGCCTCCCTCCGGCTGACCACTCCCAGCACTCGGTCCTGAGCATCGACACGTTCCACGAGTTCATCCACGACGCACACGGTCCCAGACACCACTGACACCCGACCGAAATGCCCAGAGGGTCAGGCCATTAGCCCGTCGGGCGAACTCCACTACACCGAACGAAAGGTCATGCTCCTGTCTCGATTCTCAATAACTTGCCATTTCTACGGACGCGCCGACCAGGCCGGTTCCCTTCAGGTCAGCGGCCTCCAGCCGGGCTTCGCCCAACGACAGGTCGCGCATCTCGCGTAAGACTCGCAACACCGGAACGAGACTGGTCTCCTTGGTCGCCAGGCGAAGCCGAGTGGACCCGTGCTCGGCCAGCAGTGCCTGCCTGACCTCTTCCGGGGCTGAGCCCGCGCCCATCTCGCACCACGCGTTGGGGCAGCCTTGCGGTGCCTTCGACCGCGTGATGGGGGTACTCGGGTGCCAGAGCCCTCTCGTAGACCGGCAGCGCGGAGGGGGTCAGCTCCTCCAGAGCGATGAGTTCCGGGCCGGCGTTGATCAGAGCTTCCGCGGTGCCTGCGGGATCGGCGTTCTCGTCGCTGACGTTGTGCTGGAGCGCCGTGATGTCGGGTGCGCCGGCGTCGCCGTCACTGGGGAGGAGCAGCCCGCCGAAGAGGTGTGCCCAGACGGCCACGGGGAGCAGCAGGGCCACCAGCGCGGTGGCCGAGCGGCGCAGCAGGGCCAGGACCAGGAGCATGGGGACGGCCAGGCCCAGCCAGGGGAGGAATGCCTCCACCAGGCTGCCCAGGTTGCCGACGGTGTTGGGCACGGCGGTGTGGAAGGCCAGCAGACCGGAAGTCAGCACGGCGAGCGACGCGAGAACACGCCCCCGCACCCAGGACGACCTGCCCTTGGCATCCGTGCCCCGCCGCAGCCGCCACCAGGGTGCCGCGGTCTCCGTTCGGGGCGCCTCGCCGCTGTTCACCTGTCTCTACGCGAACACCACAGTCCGCCGCCCGTTAAGCAGAATCCGCCGCTCCGCATGCCACTTGACAGCCCGCGCCAGCGCCTGGCACTCCACATCGCGCCCGATAGCGACAAGCTGGTCCGGCGTGACGTCGTGGGCGACGCGTTCGACCTCCTGCTCGATGATCGGGCCCTCGTCCAGGTCCGCCGTGACGTAGTGGGCCGTCGCGCCGATCAGCTTCACGCCTCGTGCATGCGCCTGGTGGTAGGGCTTCGCGCCCTTGAAGCTAGGCAGGAAGGAGTGGTGGATGTTGATGATCCGGCCGCTCAGGGCCTTGCACAGGTCGTCCGACAGGACCTGCATGTAGCGAGCCAGGACGACCAGCTCCACGTTCTCCGCGCGCACCAGCTCCAGCAGCTGCGTCTCCGCCTGGGCCTTCGTGTCCCTCGTCACCGGGATGTGGACGAAGGGGACGTCGTACGAGGCGACCAGTTCGGCGAAGTCCGTGTGGTTGGAGACGACCGCCGCGATGTCGACGGGGAGCGCGCCGATGCGGGCGCGGAAGAGGAGGTCGTTGAGGCAGTGGCCGAACTTGCTGACCATCAGGACGACCCGCATGCGGTCCTCGGCCCGGTGGATCTGCCACTCCATGTGGAAGGCGTCACCGATCGCCGCGAAGCTCGCCCGTAGCTTCTCCACCGTCACCGGCGCCTCGCCCGAGAAGTGGACGCGCATGAAGAACAGTCCCGTGTCCCGGTCGCCGAACTGCTGGCTGTCCTCGATGTTGCAGCCGGTCATGAAGAGGTAGCTCGACACGGCGTGCACGATGCCCTGCTTGTCGGGGCAGGAGAGCGTGAGGACGTACTGCTCGTTGGGCTGCTCGGCGGGGGCCGCGGCTCGGCTGGACTGCTCGTTCATGCCGGACAGGGTCCCATATCCGTCTGGACCGGCCGACTTCCGTCCGCCACCCGGAACGCACCGGACCGACCACCCTGACGGAACCTCCGGAGGGAACACCCGGACGGACCACCCGGACGGACCACCCGCGCCCTACGCCGAGCGCGTCAGTATCCGCAGTACCTCCAGCGTGCGCGGCGGCACGTCCGTCTCGTCGCCGTCGCTCGCCGCGAGGCGCACGTGGGCGTCCCGGGCCGCGCGGACCGCCTCCGGCCACCCGGCGTGGTCGAGATAGGCGGAGACGGGGGCGTCCGGGCCGACCTGGTGCATGATCCGCAGGACGCGGAGTACGGCGGTGTCGACGAGGGCGGCTTCCTGGGAGTCCCGGAAGATCGTGCCGACGTATTTCTCGGCGGACCAGCTGTCCAGCCAGGTGTCCTCGACCAGGCGGTACACGGCGTCGGTGACGTCCCCGTACCCGTCGACGCCGGCCAGCCAGACGTCCCGCTGGAACACCGGATCGGAAAGCATGTGCAGCGCGGAGCGCACATTGCTGCGCCAGCGCCACCACGGCATGTCGTTGAGTGGCATGCCGCCCATGGTGAGGGAGCGACGGCCGCGACGGGAAGAGTCTTCCGAACCTTGCACGGTCATCGATCGTACGTTCCCTTCGAAAATGAGATCAACACCCCCCGTAATTCACCTCCACGTCACCAACTGTTGACCGAGGGTCACACGCGGGTTGGCTGTGTGACGGAATCGTGCATGCCCATGACCGGCAGGCGACGCACCCGCAGCACCTTCCGCAACAACCTCCGCAGCAACCTCACCCGATCCGGGGCCGGAGTCCGGGCCGTACGGTCCGTCGGCGCGCTGGCCGTGTGCGCGGCACTCGCCGCCGGCTGCGGGGTCGTCCCCGGGACCTCGGACGGCTCGGTCGGCGGCGACATCACCGTCATGACCTGGGCGCCGGAGAACACCGACGCGACCAACAAACCCGGTATGCCGGCCATGGCGCAGGCGTACGCGCGCTGGATCAACGCCACGGGCGGCCTGAACGGGCGCAACCTCAAGGTCCTGACCTGCAACGATCACAACGAGCGGGTGGCAGCCGCAAAGTGCGCCCGGCGCGCCGCCGACGAGGACGTCGTCGCGGTCGTCGGCTCCTACAGCCAGTTCGGCGACGACTTCCTGGGCCCGCTGGCCTCCGCCGGAATCCCGTACATAGGCGGCTACGGCGTCACCAACGACGAGTTCACCAACCCGATGTCCTACCCCGTCAACGGCGGCTCGCCCGCCCTCCTCGCCGGTCTCGGCAAGGAACTCGCCACCGTCTGCGGCCCCGTCGCCCTGATCCGCCCCGACTCCATCGCGGGCGACCAGCTCCCCCAGCTCCTCGACTCCGGCCTGCGGGCGGGCGGCCACGCCCCGGCGCTGGACCAGCTGGCCGCCGAGGACGCCACCGAGTACGGGACGCAGACCAAGCTCGCCCTGGAACGGGCGACGCACACGGAAACCGGGAAGACCGGGACCGGGACCGGGACCGACGACGAGGGGTGTGTGGTGCCGGCGCTCGGGGACCGTACGAACACCTTCATGGACTCCTTCCGGCGCGACCGCCAGGACTACCCGGACGTGCGCACCGCCGCCGTGCTCGGCAGCGTCGACCAGACGGTGATCAACGCGAACGGCGGAAAGTCGGGCCCGTACGAGGACTCGTACATCACCGGCTGGTACCCGGCCGCCAGTGACGCCCGCTGGGACCCGATGAAGAAGGTCATCAGCGAAGAGGCATTCGGCGACAACCGCATCGACCCGCAGGACGCGGGTGTGCAGACCACCTGGATCGCGTACACCGTCCTGAAGGCGGTCGTCGAGTCGCTGGAAGGGGGCGAGGTTTCCTCGCTCACCGTCCGGCGGGCCCTCGACGACGGCCTCCGGGTCCCCACCGGCGGCCTCACCCCGACGCTGCGCTGGCGCTTCGAGGACCTGCTCGCGGTGGTCGGCTTCCCGCGTCTGGTCAACACGCAGGTGACCCTCCAGATCGTCCGCGAGGGCCGGCTCGTCGCCGCCCGCAAGGGCTTCGTCGACACGTCGAAGCTGCTGGAGAGCGTGGAGGACTGACGAGCGGCCCCTCTCGGAGGGACCGCCGCGTCGGGTCAGAGCTGCGTGGACTGGCGCTCCGTCAGGCCGTACGACTTCGCGATCGTGTTCCACAGCTCGGCCGCCTTGGCCTTCTGTGTGGTGGCGATGCCGCTCTGCTGGTTGCCCTTCGCCGTCTGGCCCGACGTACGGGCCTGGCCCTTCTTGCAGCCGTTCTTGCCTGCCACCTGGTCGGCCCAGGCCGCGTAGTGGTTGTCGGCCGACTGGGACGCCTGCCACGCCTTGGTGAGGGCGGCGGTCAGCTGGGCGTGCTCGGGAAGCTTGTCGACGGGCAGCGAGGAGAGCCGGGTGACCAGCTCGCCGCGCTGCTGGGCCGCGCCGCGCAGGTCCGTGGCCGCCTGGCCGAGGTTGTTGCAGGACTTGACGTCCGCCACGGCCTTGATCACCGCGTCGCGGCTGTTGTTGCTGTCGGCGAGCAGCTTGTCCAGTTCGACGGCCTGCGCCTTGGCCGGGTCGGCGGCCGGCGCCTTGGACTCCTCCGGCGCGCCCGAGGTCGCCGCGACCGTCTTGTTGTCCGCGTCCTTGTCGCTGTCCCCGCCCCCGCTGCTCAGCAGGGCCCCGGCGCCGATCCCGAGCACGGCGATACCGACCCCGAGGGCCGCGATGACGGGCACCCGCGAGCGTCTCCGCCCGCCGTGGCTGTCGTCCATGTCATGGGGGGCGGCCTGGAAGCCGTACGGGGCCTGCTGGGCGGCGTACGGAGGCTGCTGGGCGTAGGGCGGCACGGGGGCGGGCTGCTGTGGCTGGTACGGCTGCTGGTGCTGCTGTGGCTGGACACGGGGCAGCTGCTGGGTGGCGCCGGCCGGTGCCTCGGCGCCGGGGCCGCTGCGGAAGAGGTTGTCGAAGTCGGCGGGCGGCTGACGGTCGTCGGTGCCGCCCGGGCGTATGCCGTACGACCCTCCGGGCACCGGCGGGATGTACTGGGTGGCGTCGGCGTCGGAACCGCCGGGGGCCGCCTGCGGTACGCGGCCCAGGTACGTGGTCGCCTCGGCGTGCGTCTCGGGCGGCAGCGCGCCGGGGCCCACCGGCGGCAGGAACTGCGTCGCCGCCTCGTTGACGTGCGGGGCGCCCGGAATGGGCGCGGGGCCGTGCGCCGCGACCGGCGGGAGGTACTGGGTGGCCGGGTCGGCGACCGGCCCGGGGGTGCCGGGAACGGGCGGTATGTACTGCGTCGCGCCGTCGTCGACGGGCGGCAGCGGAGCACCGGGCGCGGCGGCGTACGGGACGGCCGCACCGCCCTCGGGGGGCAGCGGGGCGCCACCGTACTGCCCGTACGGCTGAGGCGCCTGCTGCCCGTACTGCGGGGCCGCAGGCGGCAGCGGCGCGGACTCGGCACTGTGGGAGCCGTGCGCGGCATGCGGTACGGGGAGGGGGGCGCCCGGGGTCGGCTGGGCGCCGTAGCCGGGCTGCTGGGCCCAACCACCGGACGCGCGCGGGTCGTTGTCCCACGCCGGTGCCGACGGCGCCTGTTGCCCGGGCTGCTGCTGCGACTGCGGCTGCTGGGGGTGGAACTGGCCCTGCGCGCCCCACTGTTGGTGCTGCTGGGCGTCGGGCGGCGTCGGCCAGCCCTCGGCCGCATGAGGTTGGGCCTGAGGCTGTTCCTGAGCCTGGTGCTGAGCCTGGTGCTGGTTCATGTCCGGGCCCCAAGGCTGTCCCCATGCCTGACCACCGGTCGGGTTCGGGGCCGGGGGCGGCGCCGGGGCGGGAACCGGCCGGCCTGCGCTGCCCCCCGTCATACCCGGCAGCAGCGGTTCGCCGCCGTCGGAGGGCAGCACGATGCCTTCGCGCGCCACGCGCGGCGAGGGCTCCTCGCCCTGTCCACTCTGCGTCACCGGGACTCCAACTAATGGGGGACCTTCGGAATCGTCGGTTAACGCTACCGGGTCCCCGGAATCCGATTCCACGCAGCACAGGACCAGACCACTCCCCCACCAGCCACTCAGCGTCCCACTGTGTCTCCTGTCACGCTGCCGCCCGCAGGTCCAGCCGCGCCCCGAACTCCCGGACCACCGGTTCCTCGCGGTACGGCTCCAGGCGCGCGTGGAGGTCGTCCAGGTACTCGGCGCCCCGGTTGGAGCGCAGGGTGCCGAGGAGATCCACCGCGCGCAGACCCGTGTGGCAGGCCTCCTCCACCTCGCGCTGCTGGACCTGTGCCGTGGCCAGCAGCACCAGCCCGATGGCCCGGCGCCGCGCCCGCGTCTCGGGGTGCCCGTCCAGCGACTCCTGCGCGCACCGCGCCGCCGCCTCGGCCTGGCCGAGGTCCCGGTGGCAGTGCGCCAACTCGTCGGCCAGGTACGCCCCGTCGAAGTGCGCGATCCACGCCGGGTCGTCCCCGGACTCCGGATCGGCCGCCTCCAGCGCGTTGACCGCGCGCCCCGACGCCAGCTGGGCCGCCCGCGCGTCGCCCATCAACGCGTGCCCGCGGGCCTCGGCCGCGTAGAACATCGACTCCGCGCGCGGGGTCACCCTGCCACGCGCCCCCTCCTGCGCCGCCCGCGCCAACTGCGCGATCTCCCGCGGGTTCCCGAGCTGCGCGGCGAGATGGCTCATGGAGGCGGCGAGTACGTACCCTCCGTACCCCCGGTCCCCGGCTGCCTGGGCGAGCCGGAGCGCCTGGATGTAGTAGCGCTGGGCGAGACCGGGCTGGCCGGTGTCGACGGCCATGTACCCGGCGAGTTCCGTCAGCCGTGCGACGGCGGCGAAGAGATCACGCCCGACCGCCTCCCGGTACGAGCCCGCCAGCAGCCCGGAGACGACGCTGTTGAGGTAGTGCACGAGCACCGGACGCACATGTCCGCTGCCGTACTGGTGGTCCAGGTCCGTCAGTGCCTGCGTCATCGCGCGCACCGCCGCCACGTCCGACGGCCCCACGCGTGGCCCCGCCTGGCGCGACACCTGGGAGTCGGGGGACGAGATCAGCCAGTCGCGGCTGGGCTCCACGAGCGCGGACGCGGCGACGGACGAACCGGAGAGGAAGTCCCGCCGGCCCACGTCACTGCGCCACAGCTCACACACCTGCTCGATGGCGCCGAGGACGGTCGGGGAGAACTGGAGTCCGACGCCCGAGGCGAGGTTCTTGCCGTTGGCCATGCCGATCTCGTCGATCGTGACCGTACGGCCGAGTTTGCGGCCGAGGGCCTCGGCGATGATCGCGGGCGCCCGGCCCCGGGGCTGCTGTCCGCGCAGCCAACGGGCCACGGACGTCTTGTCGTACCGCAGATCGTGGCCGTGCTCCGCACCGCACATGTTGACCCGGCGGGCCAGCCCGGCGTTCGAGCAGCCCGCTTCCTGGATGAGCGCCTGCAACCGTTCGTTCGGCTGCCGCGCGACGAGAGGCCTTGCGGCCATGGCGTACCCCCCTGTGGCTGCGGTGCCGTGCCCACGCACCGAGTTGACGTGTCTTCCGTGCCCGGAACCCCTTCCGTACGCGTCCTGACAGCGGACGAGTACGGCGAAAAGATCCGGCCTTGAAGATCAATGCCCCGCAGACATGCCGACAATGCGAAGCATGTGAGGATTGCCGGGGTAAAGGCGGTTGCCCAGCCCCACCCCTGCCTACCCAGCCCCGCCCCGGATCCTCCTGCGCGCCCCCGCTCGTGCCTCCATGCGCCCCGGATGCGGAATCGATGCACCTCCCCCGCGCATGTGACATGCGTAACTCATGATTCCCACTAGAGTTGTCCTCATCGTGGAAGAGACCATCGCGGGCCCTGATGCTGCCCAAATCCCCAAGCAACGCGGCGAATCCCTCTTGGAAACCGCCGTCCGTTACGCCGAAGAACGCCACTGGGATGTGTTTCCCGGAACGTGGCTGGAAGCAGTCGACGGGGTGCAGCGCTGCTCCTGCGGCGACACAGCGTGCGCCCTGCCCGGCGCACACCCGTCGCAGCCCGACTGGGCGGCGCAGGCCACCGGCAGCGCGACCGTCGCGCGCCGGCTGTGGACCGAGCAGCCGACGGCGTCGATCCTGCTGCCGACCGGCCATACTTTCGACGCGATCGATGTGCCCGAGACGGCCGGGTTCCTCGCGCTGGCGCGCATGGAGCGGATGGAACTGACGCTGGGGCCGGTGACGTTGACGCCGGATCGGCGGATGCGGTTCTTTGTGCTGCCGGGGGCGTCGGCGAAGGTGCCTGACCTTGTGCGCAAGTTGGGGTGGTCGCCTGCCTCGCTGGACCTGGTCGCGATGGGCGAGGGAGCGTATGTGGCTGCGCCGCCCACTCGGTACGGGACTCGGGGGGCTGTGCAGTGGGCCTGCCGGCCTACGCCTGCGAATCGGTGGCTGCCTGATGCGGAGGAGTTGATCTCGCCGCTCGCCTACGCCTGCGGGCGAGATCGGTAACTTTCGCGGTTTGGGGTGCCTGGAATGGTTGTTCGGCGGCTGCGGACCGGCTGTGGCTGGTCGCGCCCCGCGGCGGAGCCGCAGATCAGATACAGGCCCGCGCCCCTAAAAGCCTGCCGTGACCGCCCGTGGAAGTCCGCGCGCCCCTAAAAGGGCCGGCCGTTGCCCCCTGCAGAAGTGCGCGTCCCCGAAGAGCCAAAAGACAGAAGGTCTCGCCTAGGGTCTCTCGCATGGTTGAAGGTGTCGCCGTGCGCGTACAGGGCCTCTGGAAGCGGTTTGGGCAGCAGGTTGCTGTTGCCGGGATCGATCTGGAGTTGCCCGCGGGGAAGTTCGTCGGACTCGTCGGACCGAACGGGGCCGGGAAGACCACCACGCTGTCGATGGTGACCGGGCTGCTGCGGCCCGATCAGGGCACCGTGGAGGTCGTGGGGCACGACGTGTGGCGCGACCCGGTCGAGGTCAAGGCGCGCATCGGGGTGCTGCCCGAAGGGCTTCGGCTCTTCGAGCGGCTGTCCGGGCGTGAACTCCTCGCCTACTCGGGGCGGTTGCGTGGCCTGCCCGGCTTCGAGGTCGACAAGCGGGCCGCCCAGCTTCTCGAAGTCCTCGATCTGGCCGGCGCCCAGCACAAGCTCGTCGTCGACTACTCGACCGGCATGCGCAAGAAGATCGGCCTCGCCGCCGCTCTCCTCCACAATCCCGAAGTCCTGTTCCTCGACGAGCCGTTCGAGGGCGTGGACCCGGTGTCGGCGCAGATCATCCGGGGTGTGCTGGAGCGGTACACGGCCTCCGGTGCCACCGTCGTCTTCTCCTCCCACGTCATGGAGCTGGTCGAGTCGCTCTGCGACTGGGTCGCCGTGATGGCGGCCGGGCGTATCCGG
Protein-coding sequences here:
- a CDS encoding transcriptional regulator, translated to MAARPLVARQPNERLQALIQEAGCSNAGLARRVNMCGAEHGHDLRYDKTSVARWLRGQQPRGRAPAIIAEALGRKLGRTVTIDEIGMANGKNLASGVGLQFSPTVLGAIEQVCELWRSDVGRRDFLSGSSVAASALVEPSRDWLISSPDSQVSRQAGPRVGPSDVAAVRAMTQALTDLDHQYGSGHVRPVLVHYLNSVVSGLLAGSYREAVGRDLFAAVARLTELAGYMAVDTGQPGLAQRYYIQALRLAQAAGDRGYGGYVLAASMSHLAAQLGNPREIAQLARAAQEGARGRVTPRAESMFYAAEARGHALMGDARAAQLASGRAVNALEAADPESGDDPAWIAHFDGAYLADELAHCHRDLGQAEAAARCAQESLDGHPETRARRRAIGLVLLATAQVQQREVEEACHTGLRAVDLLGTLRSNRGAEYLDDLHARLEPYREEPVVREFGARLDLRAAA
- a CDS encoding SCO4402 family protein, whose translation is MTVQGSEDSSRRGRRSLTMGGMPLNDMPWWRWRSNVRSALHMLSDPVFQRDVWLAGVDGYGDVTDAVYRLVEDTWLDSWSAEKYVGTIFRDSQEAALVDTAVLRVLRIMHQVGPDAPVSAYLDHAGWPEAVRAARDAHVRLAASDGDETDVPPRTLEVLRILTRSA
- a CDS encoding NUDIX domain-containing protein; this encodes MERVDAQDRVLGVVSRREAVREGWLHRVGVVVCRDRQGRFLVHRRAEQLSRFPGHYELGVGGAAGVGESYEQAAARELSEELGVRATVCLRFKFLNRGGLSPHWLGVCDAVLPEIVAPDSGEVAWHGWLTESELRRTLQQWTFTPDSQEISDRYLACRADPASSRRGCS
- a CDS encoding bifunctional DNA primase/polymerase; the encoded protein is MEETIAGPDAAQIPKQRGESLLETAVRYAEERHWDVFPGTWLEAVDGVQRCSCGDTACALPGAHPSQPDWAAQATGSATVARRLWTEQPTASILLPTGHTFDAIDVPETAGFLALARMERMELTLGPVTLTPDRRMRFFVLPGASAKVPDLVRKLGWSPASLDLVAMGEGAYVAAPPTRYGTRGAVQWACRPTPANRWLPDAEELISPLAYACGRDR
- the purU gene encoding formyltetrahydrofolate deformylase, with protein sequence MNEQSSRAAAPAEQPNEQYVLTLSCPDKQGIVHAVSSYLFMTGCNIEDSQQFGDRDTGLFFMRVHFSGEAPVTVEKLRASFAAIGDAFHMEWQIHRAEDRMRVVLMVSKFGHCLNDLLFRARIGALPVDIAAVVSNHTDFAELVASYDVPFVHIPVTRDTKAQAETQLLELVRAENVELVVLARYMQVLSDDLCKALSGRIINIHHSFLPSFKGAKPYHQAHARGVKLIGATAHYVTADLDEGPIIEQEVERVAHDVTPDQLVAIGRDVECQALARAVKWHAERRILLNGRRTVVFA
- a CDS encoding GntR family transcriptional regulator; this encodes MSLDPESGRPLYAQLADVLEARITSGEYAPDRMIPTPASLADEYGIAQMTARRTMRELRERGLIYTVPGKGSYVLPADSKSGETEENGQKGD
- a CDS encoding ABC transporter substrate-binding protein is translated as MTGRRRTRSTFRNNLRSNLTRSGAGVRAVRSVGALAVCAALAAGCGVVPGTSDGSVGGDITVMTWAPENTDATNKPGMPAMAQAYARWINATGGLNGRNLKVLTCNDHNERVAAAKCARRAADEDVVAVVGSYSQFGDDFLGPLASAGIPYIGGYGVTNDEFTNPMSYPVNGGSPALLAGLGKELATVCGPVALIRPDSIAGDQLPQLLDSGLRAGGHAPALDQLAAEDATEYGTQTKLALERATHTETGKTGTGTGTDDEGCVVPALGDRTNTFMDSFRRDRQDYPDVRTAAVLGSVDQTVINANGGKSGPYEDSYITGWYPAASDARWDPMKKVISEEAFGDNRIDPQDAGVQTTWIAYTVLKAVVESLEGGEVSSLTVRRALDDGLRVPTGGLTPTLRWRFEDLLAVVGFPRLVNTQVTLQIVREGRLVAARKGFVDTSKLLESVED
- a CDS encoding ABC transporter ATP-binding protein, producing the protein MVEGVAVRVQGLWKRFGQQVAVAGIDLELPAGKFVGLVGPNGAGKTTTLSMVTGLLRPDQGTVEVVGHDVWRDPVEVKARIGVLPEGLRLFERLSGRELLAYSGRLRGLPGFEVDKRAAQLLEVLDLAGAQHKLVVDYSTGMRKKIGLAAALLHNPEVLFLDEPFEGVDPVSAQIIRGVLERYTASGATVVFSSHVMELVESLCDWVAVMAAGRIRAHGPLAEVRGDAPSLQQAFLELVGAGGRDHGSHLDWLGGGAR